The genomic window CCTACACTTACAGCACCTATGGTGTCTCCGTGGTACGCTTCAGACAGAGTTATGAACACCCTCCTCTCTTCTCCCTTGTTCCTCCAATAGTGGTACGCCATCTTTAAAGCTATCTCAACAGCTTCTGCACCGTCCTCTGAGTAGAAAACTTTTGTTAGTCCTTCAGGAGCTATTTCGGAAAGCCTTTTAGCCAGAAGTATAGCTGGAACGTTAGAGCTTCCAAGTGTGGTTGTATGGGCAACTTTACATAGCTGTCTCATTAGAGCATTGTTCAGTTTAGGATGGTTATGACCATGAACGTTGCACCATAAAGAAGATATAGCGTCTATGTACCGCTTACCGTATATATCCCAGAGGTAAACCCCTTCTCCCCTTTCAAAAATGATATTCTCCTCCTCTCTGTAAACCTTCATCTGGGTAAAGGGGTGCCAAAAGTGTTCCTTATCCCACTTTTCCAGCTGCTCAGGTCTTATTTCCATGGTGCTTAATTTTATAACAATACCCTTGTAGCGGTTGATAGGTAATTCAATTAAAATATTTCCATGAAGAGAAGACCAATACTGGTAGTGAACTTTGGCTCCCAATACGTTCAGCTTATAGCAAGGAGAGTCAGAGAGCTGGGAATTTACAGCGAGATAGTCCACTGGGATACACCTATAGATGAACTTAAAGAAAAGGAACCTTACGGGCTTATATTTTCTGGAGGTCCCGCCTCAGTATACGCCAAAGATGCACCTCTACCTCCCAAGGATATATACGAGCTTGGAGTCCCCATACTTGGTATATGTTACGGACTTCAAGTTATAGCTCACCAACTTGGAGGAAAGGTTGAAAAGTCTGACCATCAAGAGTACGGAAGGGCACGGCTTAAAGTAGTTAAGAGGGATAAGATATTTGAAGGTATCCCCGATGAGTTTGATGTATGGATGAGCCATGCAGATAAGGTTGCACAGCTCCCAGATGGTTTTGAAACCTTGGCAGTATCTGACAACTCCCCTCATGCGGTTATAGCCTCAAGGGAGAGAAAAATATATGGTTTTCAGTTCCACCCAGAGGTGGTCCATACGGTTTACGGTAGGGAATTGCTTTCTAACTTCGTTTACGGGGTGTGTGGAGCCGAAAGAAACTGGGAGATGGGGGACTTCATTTCAGAGAAGATTGAAGAGATAAGGAATATAGTTGGAAACGCTCAGGTGATAGCAGCTTTATCTGGGGGTGTTGACTCAACTGTGGCTTCCCTTTTGGTCCATAGGGCTATAGGTGATAGGCTCCATTGCTTCTTCATAGACCACGGGCTCCTCAGATTGGGAGAGAGGGAAGAGGTTGAAAACAACCTCAGAGCCCTCGGGCTACCTTTGAAGGTTGTTGATGCAAGCGAGCTGTTCCTTGAACGTCTCAAAGGTGTTGAAGACCCAGAGGAAAAGAGGAAAATCATAGGAAATACATTTATAGAGGTTTTTGAGAGGGAAGCGAAAGGTGTAGAGAGGGCGGAGTTCCTGCTTCAGGGAACTTTATATCCTGATGTGGTTGAAAGTGCGGGGATCAAAGGCTCTGCCAAGATAAAGACCCACCACAATGTAGGAGGGCTCCCACAGAGGATGCACCTTAAGTTAATTGAACCTTTCAGGGAACTCTTCAAAGACGAAGTAAGGGAGATAGGAAAGCTGCTGGGTATTCCGAAGGAAATCCTTGGAAGACATCCATTCCCTGGACCGGGTCTCGCCATAAGAATCATAGGTGAGGTGAACAGGGAAGATTTAGAGATACTCAAAAAGGCAGACAGGATATTTATTGAAGAGCTAAAGAAGAACGGTTTTTATGACAGGATATGGCAGGCTTTTGCGGTGCTACTGCCCATCCGCTCTGTGGGAGTTATGGGTGATGTAAGAACCTATGAAAAGGTGATAGCTCTTAGGGCTGTTGAGAGCACAGACGGAATGACCGCAGACTGGTACAGGTTCCCCTACGATTTCCTTGACCATGTGATGCGAAGAATAATTAACGAGGTTCGGGGGGTAGGAAGGGTTGTTTACGACGTATCTTCCAAACCCCCCTCTACGATAGAGTGGGAGTAATCATTTAGGAGGACACTTGGGTGTCTTCGGTCTGTTTTTAAATCTGAGGTCCCACTCTATAGCCTCCTTGACGGCTTCTCTCTTCTCCTCCTCGCTCAATTCCGTTTTGTACTTTAGAACCC from Hydrogenivirga caldilitoris includes these protein-coding regions:
- the guaA gene encoding glutamine-hydrolyzing GMP synthase; the encoded protein is MKRRPILVVNFGSQYVQLIARRVRELGIYSEIVHWDTPIDELKEKEPYGLIFSGGPASVYAKDAPLPPKDIYELGVPILGICYGLQVIAHQLGGKVEKSDHQEYGRARLKVVKRDKIFEGIPDEFDVWMSHADKVAQLPDGFETLAVSDNSPHAVIASRERKIYGFQFHPEVVHTVYGRELLSNFVYGVCGAERNWEMGDFISEKIEEIRNIVGNAQVIAALSGGVDSTVASLLVHRAIGDRLHCFFIDHGLLRLGEREEVENNLRALGLPLKVVDASELFLERLKGVEDPEEKRKIIGNTFIEVFEREAKGVERAEFLLQGTLYPDVVESAGIKGSAKIKTHHNVGGLPQRMHLKLIEPFRELFKDEVREIGKLLGIPKEILGRHPFPGPGLAIRIIGEVNREDLEILKKADRIFIEELKKNGFYDRIWQAFAVLLPIRSVGVMGDVRTYEKVIALRAVESTDGMTADWYRFPYDFLDHVMRRIINEVRGVGRVVYDVSSKPPSTIEWE